In Carassius gibelio isolate Cgi1373 ecotype wild population from Czech Republic chromosome A10, carGib1.2-hapl.c, whole genome shotgun sequence, the DNA window TAACAAAAATAATCAGCAAGAAAATCCCTTTAAATTGCTTTCCAGTGCAAGAAACTTTTACACAACATTTAAAATGGACTAAAATGTTCTCTTATGtataagtaaatatatacatatatattgtataaagttAAATGCCACTGTAGAAATAGTTTGTTTAGGTCACATACCTCAGTTGAGTCTTTTAGTTTCAGTCCCACAAAAATGTTGCTACATAAAAGAAAAAGCTTACACAGTCTCTACAGAGATTAGCTTCCCATAATTCCTCTTTTATTTTGTTGTGAAACATCTCTTATCCCCAGTTTTTCCTGGCCAGCAGGATTTTCAAAATGAACTGTGCTGTGTTAACAAATGTTGAATTGCATACCCAAACGCattcacattttaaagtaaaagtaatatatattacATCTTCACTTATACAATTCAATTTAGTTTCCAGAAATCTCATTTTATTACCGTTTTTGAAGCACATCGCATGCATTTATTCCTGTAAACAGTTTTCGTCAAATATGAGTTGTGTTCACTTACTCACAGACAAgatcactttaaaatatttaatcaagaATCATCAGAGAATAAAGAAAGATGCAGGTATTTTCCAAATACACACATTAATTCCATTCACACATTAATTATGCAGGTTGTATTACACTATTGATCAATTAGTATAGTCTACTGTATATATTCAtgttataatcattatttaaatgAGTAGCAgtatttctattaaatatttgttttagcgGTTGGTGCCATGTGGACTGCAGGAGCAAATGTTGCATCACCGATCACTCCAACCTGCTGCTGTGTCGAGATGACGTGTGTGGAGGTAGCCATCGGATAGTGCTGCATCACCGGATATGTGTTCAGTACAGTGACCGTTTGCTTGCGTGCTTTGATTTCTCTACTCATCTGACACCACGAACACCAGATACAACAGCAAGTCACCATGATGTCCTCACAGATACTGCCCTGATGCAACACATACAAACAAATGATTGTTTTGTAGCCCTCTTCGATTTTGTCTTTCACTGGCAGAGGGAAAGGAAAAACTCACCCCAATATCGTATTTGTGGCGAACTGCCACCCTCATTCCAAGAGACACAGGCGGGACACATACTGGAACCCCAAAAGCCGCCATGATACCTGGGCCGAATATGTCCAGCAGAGGCAGACAGGTGGTCTCCCCAAAATTCCCAGTAGTGGTGCAGGTAAAGCAAGGGAAGCACCAGAACCCATAGCAGCCTGAGGgccaaaaaatgttttaacactttattttaaggactaaTTCTCACTGGTTGCTTATTAGGATGCATATTTCGGGCACATTAGAACTTAGAAAGCCAATATTAACGCCTTATTCTAAATTATCACATTTTAGATCCATTAAAcacccatacctaaacttaacaactaactgTTAATAAGCAGCAATTAGGAGTTTGTTCAGGGGGATATCTTAGTTAATAGTGGATTTCTGttctctaataaataaataaaattttttattgtAAGGCATTTAAGCATACTTACAAGAATTCATGTCCTCGCAACAGTCACATATTCCTGAATTCCAGCCGCTCTTTTGAGGTGTCTGCACAATCACAGTCGTCATTGTGATTCGACTTTTCTGATATGAAAGGATGACAAAGTAAGGAAACTGATTCTAGtgatatatattcattttaaactACCATCTTAATTTGAACTTAAATGTTTACTGAAAATATGTACTTTTAACAGAATcttacaaaaagaaagaaaaaaaaatatatataactcattACATGAAATTTGAGACTTAAATCAAATTGGATAGTTTTTCTAGGAAAGCTTAGTTTGTAAagaattttgttatattttgtataatcTAACGAGTTACAAACAGTACTTggttattattcttttaataaaagtaattctTTTTTCatacaacatgtgtgtgtgtgtgtgtgttaattcatCCTCTAAAGCAAACACAGtatctactgtaaaaaaaaaaatatatatatatatatatatatatatatatatatatcacaatcgATCCAAAAATGTTTGTTACCAAAAGTTTCCACTAGCTAAccaaattattttactttcagtTCAAAACCAATTATAGAGCTTTTCTCTGATGTAGTTGCCAATAATGCCTAAACCGGTTCCTCtgggtttggtttggttttcttCACAGCTTATGAGGACAGTGAATGTCCATGAATCCAGAACAAAGTTTATAAACACATCAAAACTACCAATTCCAAACAAAGAGTCACAATTATTTTGAGTTGTGATCTTAGTGTAATCACTAAACCTTTCATTCAAAGAGGATTTCattaaaggtttttttgttttaagttatagtattattcaaaagaacatagaattaaaacacaattataaataGAACTTGTAATTTAATCttacaaaacaatacaaacaaaaaaaagagtcaactATTCATTCATAAATATTCCATTTTGTGTAGCCTGCAGTTCTGTGTACATTCTGAAAACAAAATAAgactatttttcatatttatcacACAGATGATTTACTCTTCTGTAACTAATAAATCAGTGAACATAAATGGAGTTAATGTAGCATTTAGCATCCAAGTAGTAGACAAACATTTTGACATGTCACCTCATCACATTTTGACAGAGCGTAACTATACTTTTCATTGctgagggaaaaaaatatatatacatatgtacatatataagAAATTGCTTACTTACTCTTTCTAGCACTCCTTTTTCTGTTGTAAGAAAGCAAAAGTGAGTGTATTTATACATCTGAgatttcaaagaaaacaaaaaaaggtgtGATTAATTAGTCACACGTACACACCCGCACAAGAGCCGCACACATGcgcacaaaagaagataaaataaaaataattccagCTAAACCTGAAGTCATATCTAAAGAAGTAGGTTTGTAGGTCTGAGCAGAGAAAAAGGTCTGTCTGATTCAACATGAACGGATGTGATGGAATCTCTCCACTTCTTTCTCATTGAATTCTACAAAAGAGACAGAAAATCACACTGTTCCACATATACCCACATATACTGCAATGACAAATGATGATAGTGTCCAAAACATAACAGTATAAGAACAATAAACACCTTTAATTCACAATTATAATGAGCATTGTATATAAACTCTGAAGAGAATTTAGTTTCTATTTGGcaaaataattttactttaaacAAATTGTACTTTTTCTTCAAAGTTGTGCTCACGTCTGCTATGTAAGACTCAAAGTTATTAACAGACAAAATCACTTTAAAATACTTCAGTGTTGAAGAAAACAAGACTTCTATAACAATTTACTCAGTTTTTATTcaatcataaaaaaacaacaacatttgaatAAGTCTGAAACCCTAAatcaaacaagaaaaaataaaaacatataaaatatattttccaaatgCGGCCAATTCATTCCATTCACACAAAATCATTAATATTGATTAAACAGGTTAGCTATTACACTGTGGATCACTTATGACATTACTAGTGCG includes these proteins:
- the LOC128021689 gene encoding placenta-specific gene 8 protein-like, with protein sequence MTTVIVQTPQKSGWNSGICDCCEDMNSCCYGFWCFPCFTCTTTGNFGETTCLPLLDIFGPGIMAAFGVPVCVPPVSLGMRVAVRHKYDIGGSICEDIMVTCCCIWCSWCQMSREIKARKQTVTVLNTYPVMQHYPMATSTHVISTQQQVGVIGDATFAPAVHMAPTAKTNI